A genomic stretch from Sporocytophaga myxococcoides includes:
- a CDS encoding CTP synthase, with amino-acid sequence MASAKYIFVTGGVTSSLGKGIISASLAKLLQSRGFSVTIQKFDPYINIDPGTLNPYEHGECYVTEDGAETDLDLGHYERFLNINTSQANNVTTGRIYHNVISKEREGAFLGKTVQVIPHITDEIKRNFLALGEKGNYDIVITEIGGCVGDIESLPFIEAVRQLRWDLGPHDTLVIHLTLVPFLKTAGELKTKPTQHSVKQLSESGIQPDILVCRSEHPIPAEIRKKLALFCNVNVNSVIESLDAETIYDVPLLMKKEKLDERVLTKLKLPHKGEAQIDTWKDFLGKLKNTTHEVQIGLVGKYVELPDAYKSIAEAFVHSGAENECKVKIKWIQSEHLTAETIPSVLGNLDGILVAPGFGERGIEGKIQAVKFARENHIPFFGICLGMQCAAIEFARNVVGIKDAASAELDKKTPNPVIDMMESQKNVTKKGGTMRLGAYPCELTKGSKAHHIYGKSKITERHRHRYEFNNKYLKQFEKAGMIASGINPDTGLVEIIELKDHRFYIGTQFHPELKSTVLNPHPLFVKFVKAAIEFSKEKESKTE; translated from the coding sequence ATGGCTTCTGCTAAATATATCTTTGTAACAGGAGGGGTAACCTCATCATTAGGAAAAGGAATAATCTCCGCATCTCTTGCGAAACTGCTTCAGTCCAGAGGGTTTTCCGTCACTATTCAAAAATTTGATCCCTATATAAATATAGATCCGGGGACTCTTAACCCTTATGAGCATGGCGAATGCTATGTAACTGAGGATGGAGCTGAAACAGATCTGGATCTGGGTCACTATGAAAGATTTTTGAATATCAACACTTCTCAGGCAAACAATGTCACTACAGGAAGAATTTACCATAATGTAATTTCGAAAGAAAGAGAAGGTGCATTCTTAGGAAAAACCGTTCAGGTTATTCCTCACATTACAGATGAGATCAAGAGAAATTTTCTTGCCTTAGGAGAAAAAGGAAACTATGATATAGTTATTACAGAAATAGGCGGATGCGTAGGCGATATTGAGTCTCTTCCTTTTATAGAAGCTGTAAGACAATTAAGATGGGATCTTGGTCCACATGATACGCTTGTGATCCACCTTACCCTGGTTCCGTTCCTTAAAACAGCAGGAGAATTAAAAACCAAGCCAACTCAACACTCTGTAAAACAACTCTCTGAATCAGGAATTCAGCCGGATATATTAGTTTGCCGTTCAGAGCATCCAATTCCTGCTGAAATCAGAAAAAAGCTTGCCCTTTTCTGCAACGTAAATGTAAACTCAGTTATTGAATCTCTTGATGCTGAAACGATTTACGATGTTCCTTTATTAATGAAAAAGGAAAAACTGGACGAAAGAGTGTTAACCAAGCTGAAACTTCCACATAAAGGAGAAGCTCAAATCGACACCTGGAAAGATTTTCTCGGAAAGCTGAAAAATACTACCCATGAAGTACAGATTGGTCTTGTAGGAAAATATGTAGAATTACCTGATGCTTATAAATCTATTGCTGAAGCATTTGTACATTCGGGAGCAGAAAATGAATGTAAGGTAAAAATTAAATGGATTCAGTCTGAACACCTTACTGCCGAAACTATTCCTTCTGTTTTAGGTAATCTTGATGGAATACTGGTAGCACCAGGTTTTGGAGAAAGAGGAATTGAAGGAAAAATTCAAGCGGTAAAATTTGCCAGAGAAAATCACATTCCATTCTTCGGTATATGTCTTGGTATGCAATGTGCAGCTATCGAATTTGCCAGAAATGTGGTTGGTATAAAAGATGCTGCATCTGCCGAATTGGACAAAAAGACCCCTAACCCGGTTATTGATATGATGGAATCTCAGAAAAATGTTACGAAAAAAGGCGGAACTATGAGATTGGGAGCCTATCCATGCGAATTAACTAAGGGAAGTAAAGCGCATCATATCTATGGTAAATCTAAAATTACCGAAAGACACCGACACAGATATGAATTTAACAACAAGTATCTGAAACAGTTTGAAAAAGCTGGTATGATTGCTTCCGGAATAAATCCGGATACTGGCCTGGTAGAAATTATTGAATTAAAGGATCACAGATTTTATATAGGTACACAGTTCCACCCAGAGCTGAAAAGTACAGTATTAAATCCACATCCGCTGTTTGTTAAATTTGTAAAAGCAGCCATTGAATTTTCAAAAGAAAAAGAGTCTAAAACAGAATAA
- a CDS encoding ParB/RepB/Spo0J family partition protein, whose protein sequence is MNDKKSQIPAAKKSVLGRGLGALLQDSDTAKPERKVEVERAPESAINEIPVDSIEVNPYQPRTHFDQEALQELSESIKVQGIIQPITVRQLSPGKYQLISGERRLQATKLAQLPKITAYIRTANDQQMLEMALIENIQRENLNALEIALSYQRLISECSLKQEELGDRVGKNRTTVTNYLRLLKLPPDIQAAVRDNRISMGHARALITIERIDDQLSIFKKILDEELSVRKTEDLVRSLSQPSSQAKVAESKGEDKKTYFNPEIVHIQTKLSTHFGTKININCDKQNKGEIKIPFVNADDLNRILDILNF, encoded by the coding sequence ATGAACGATAAGAAATCGCAGATACCTGCAGCAAAAAAAAGTGTTTTGGGAAGAGGTTTAGGAGCCCTGCTTCAGGATTCCGATACTGCAAAACCCGAAAGAAAAGTAGAAGTTGAAAGAGCACCAGAAAGTGCAATTAACGAAATACCTGTTGACAGTATTGAAGTCAACCCATATCAGCCAAGGACTCATTTTGATCAGGAAGCCCTTCAGGAGCTTTCTGAATCTATAAAGGTGCAGGGCATTATTCAGCCAATTACCGTTAGACAACTTTCACCTGGTAAATATCAATTGATTTCAGGAGAAAGAAGGCTTCAGGCTACCAAACTTGCTCAACTTCCTAAAATTACTGCTTATATAAGAACCGCTAATGACCAGCAAATGCTGGAAATGGCTCTTATTGAAAACATTCAGAGAGAAAACTTAAATGCGCTTGAAATTGCACTGAGCTATCAGAGATTAATTTCTGAATGCAGTCTGAAGCAGGAAGAATTAGGGGACCGCGTGGGGAAAAACAGAACTACGGTAACCAATTACTTAAGACTTCTGAAACTTCCGCCAGACATTCAGGCTGCTGTAAGAGATAACAGAATTTCAATGGGGCATGCCAGAGCCTTGATTACCATTGAAAGAATTGATGATCAATTGAGTATCTTCAAGAAAATTCTGGATGAAGAATTATCGGTTAGAAAAACTGAAGACCTGGTAAGATCACTTTCTCAGCCTTCTTCACAAGCAAAAGTTGCGGAATCGAAAGGTGAAGACAAGAAGACTTACTTCAACCCTGAAATAGTACATATACAGACAAAATTGTCTACACATTTCGGAACAAAAATCAATATTAATTGTGATAAACAAAACAAAGGCGAGATTAAGATCCCATTTGTAAATGCGGATGATTTAAACCGGATATTAGATATATTAAATTTTTAG
- a CDS encoding PorP/SprF family type IX secretion system membrane protein, producing the protein MSIAHIFLSSKFSTLNFKLFAFRFMLLALSLSNYVYAQDPQFSQYYAAPLYLNPAFAGATHESRAMFNNRYQWVNLPKPFITYAASLDHNFEKFRSGVGLMAMLDKAGEGALKSASINGMYSFRVNLSSKLVFRPGIQFGYVSRSIDYYNLTFGSQLDGVSGIPYNVAGKSSSVNYFDFGAGFLFYNNKFWMGMASSHINQPDQSLNTGGNKLPIKTTVHGGVKFFLKEGVHKKKYGEQKERSISPTFVYKHQEDFDQLDLGLYVCYEPVVTGLWYRGIPFKRYNQENFNHDAVVVMVGVRTDRWGIGYSYDLTISSLTATKTAGAHEFSLSYVFKTRKIIRRKDMVIPCPKF; encoded by the coding sequence ATGTCAATTGCTCATATATTTTTGAGCTCTAAGTTTTCCACTTTAAACTTTAAGCTTTTCGCTTTTCGCTTTATGCTTTTGGCTTTAAGCTTATCTAACTATGTGTATGCTCAGGACCCTCAGTTTTCCCAATATTATGCTGCACCTTTATATCTCAATCCTGCTTTTGCCGGTGCCACACATGAAAGCAGGGCGATGTTTAACAACAGGTATCAATGGGTGAACCTCCCAAAGCCTTTTATTACTTATGCAGCATCGTTAGATCATAATTTTGAAAAGTTCAGAAGTGGTGTTGGGCTAATGGCAATGCTGGACAAAGCAGGAGAGGGAGCATTAAAATCAGCCTCCATAAACGGAATGTATTCCTTTCGTGTAAATCTTTCAAGCAAACTGGTTTTCAGACCAGGAATTCAATTTGGATATGTTTCAAGAAGTATTGATTATTATAACCTTACATTCGGAAGTCAGCTTGATGGAGTTTCCGGAATTCCCTATAATGTAGCAGGCAAAAGTTCAAGTGTTAATTACTTTGACTTTGGAGCAGGTTTTTTATTCTATAATAATAAATTCTGGATGGGAATGGCATCCAGTCATATTAATCAGCCGGATCAGTCATTGAATACAGGTGGAAATAAACTTCCCATAAAAACGACAGTACACGGTGGTGTAAAATTTTTTTTGAAAGAAGGGGTACACAAAAAAAAATATGGAGAACAAAAAGAAAGAAGCATTTCTCCGACTTTTGTATATAAGCATCAGGAGGATTTCGATCAGCTTGATCTTGGTTTGTATGTATGTTATGAGCCTGTTGTTACAGGACTTTGGTACAGAGGAATACCTTTTAAACGATATAATCAGGAGAATTTCAATCACGATGCAGTTGTAGTAATGGTGGGAGTGCGGACAGACAGATGGGGGATAGGATACAGTTACGATCTGACCATTTCTAGCTTAACTGCTACAAAGACAGCAGGAGCACATGAATTTTCATTGTCGTATGTTTTTAAAACCAGGAAAATAATCAGAAGGAAAGATATGGTTATTCCTTGTCCTAAGTTTTAA
- a CDS encoding ParA family protein has translation MGKIIAIANQKGGVGKTTTAINLAASLAALEFKTLLVDADPQANSTSGLSFNPKTIEKSIYECMVDGINADELILNTNVAFLDLLPAHIDLVGAEVEMISLDHREEKMKESLKNAKERYDYIVIDCSPSLGLITVNALTAADSILVPVQCEYFALEGLGKLLNTIKIIQTRLNTALEIEGILLTMYDPRVRLSNQVVEEVKTHFQHLVFETIIPRNIKLSESPSFGLPVIAHDAESKGAISYLNLAQEILERNKVALS, from the coding sequence ATGGGTAAAATCATTGCAATTGCCAATCAAAAAGGTGGAGTAGGTAAAACCACAACCGCTATCAACCTGGCTGCCAGTCTTGCAGCTCTGGAATTTAAGACCCTATTGGTAGACGCTGATCCTCAGGCTAACTCAACCTCAGGATTAAGTTTTAACCCAAAGACAATTGAAAAAAGTATCTATGAATGCATGGTTGACGGAATAAATGCTGATGAGCTAATTCTTAACACCAATGTAGCATTCCTGGACCTCCTTCCAGCTCACATCGACCTTGTAGGTGCGGAAGTAGAGATGATCAGCCTTGATCACAGAGAGGAAAAGATGAAAGAATCTTTAAAGAATGCAAAAGAAAGATACGATTATATAGTTATAGACTGTTCACCTTCACTTGGTCTTATCACGGTAAATGCCTTGACTGCTGCTGATTCCATATTAGTACCGGTTCAGTGTGAGTACTTTGCCCTTGAAGGATTAGGAAAACTACTTAATACTATTAAGATTATCCAGACCAGACTTAACACTGCGCTTGAAATCGAAGGAATTCTCCTTACAATGTATGATCCAAGGGTAAGATTATCAAACCAGGTAGTGGAAGAAGTTAAAACTCACTTCCAGCACCTTGTATTTGAAACTATTATTCCTAGAAATATTAAACTCAGTGAATCTCCAAGTTTTGGATTGCCTGTTATAGCTCATGATGCAGAAAGCAAAGGAGCTATCAGTTACCTGAATCTAGCTCAGGAGATTCTTGAAAGAAATAAAGTAGCATTAAGTTAA
- the yidC gene encoding membrane protein insertase YidC has translation MDKNQVTGIVLITAMMLLYFMYFGQKDKPQPNAQQQQSTQVTPQKTEEVIPDSVKQQQLKAAYGELANLASGEAKDVVAENKDIKVTFSSKGGKIKSVLLKHYLTDQKKPLYLLDEANSNISLLAASKTGNLDLSTLFYQAETQKSGDTTKVIFKATLSPGNAISQTYSIAPEGYLVNYDLKFDGMTGILQNQPVVFDWKADAPKVEYDLKQSRITTSVNYYTVKEGFDHLNETSNDPESTTLSEPIKWVSMKQKFFNAGFIAENEFSNGTVKSHVNQGDTASLKHLEASVTLPYNDLTSGKGKYKFYFGPNHYQTLRAVPAPDYDKNVYLGWPVINLINRFIVIPVFNFFETFIGNYGVIIIILVFLLKAILFPLSYKSYISMAKMKVLKPEIDEIKERNGDDMQKVQAEQMQLYQKVGINPLSGCIPVLLQTPILLAMFNFFPNSIELRQEPFLWANDLSTYDSIFSWNTHIWGLSDTYGNHFSLFTFLMTLSTLLLTWVNNQVSTVTGPMKSVSYIMPVVFMFVLNSFPAGLSFYYLVSNLVSIGQQYIIKGFVDENKIRAVLDENRKKYATTGGKKSKWMQRVEEAMKAREEEIKKKKK, from the coding sequence ATGGATAAGAATCAGGTTACGGGGATAGTGTTAATTACTGCCATGATGTTACTGTACTTTATGTACTTCGGGCAAAAAGATAAACCCCAACCAAACGCACAACAACAACAATCGACTCAGGTTACTCCCCAAAAAACAGAAGAAGTAATTCCTGACTCGGTAAAACAACAGCAGCTAAAGGCTGCATATGGGGAGCTTGCCAATCTGGCCTCAGGAGAAGCAAAAGATGTTGTCGCTGAAAACAAAGACATCAAGGTTACTTTTTCCTCAAAAGGTGGTAAAATCAAAAGTGTACTTTTGAAACACTATCTGACCGATCAGAAAAAACCTTTATACCTTTTAGATGAAGCTAATAGCAACATATCCCTTCTCGCTGCATCTAAAACCGGAAATCTTGACTTATCAACTCTGTTTTATCAGGCTGAGACTCAAAAGTCAGGAGATACAACAAAGGTAATTTTCAAGGCTACTTTATCTCCAGGTAATGCGATTTCCCAGACTTATTCTATTGCACCTGAAGGATATCTGGTTAACTATGACCTGAAATTTGACGGTATGACCGGTATTCTGCAAAACCAACCTGTTGTTTTTGACTGGAAAGCAGATGCCCCAAAGGTGGAATATGACCTGAAACAAAGCAGAATTACCACCTCAGTAAATTATTATACTGTAAAAGAAGGTTTTGATCATCTTAACGAAACCTCAAATGATCCGGAAAGCACTACTTTAAGCGAACCGATTAAATGGGTTTCCATGAAGCAAAAATTCTTCAACGCAGGATTTATCGCTGAAAATGAATTTTCTAACGGGACAGTTAAAAGTCATGTAAATCAAGGAGACACTGCAAGTCTGAAGCATCTGGAAGCTTCAGTGACATTGCCCTATAATGATTTAACTTCAGGAAAAGGAAAATATAAATTTTATTTCGGCCCTAATCATTATCAAACACTTAGAGCAGTTCCTGCTCCTGATTATGACAAAAACGTTTATCTTGGCTGGCCCGTTATCAATCTGATCAACAGATTCATAGTAATTCCAGTATTTAATTTCTTCGAAACGTTTATTGGAAATTACGGGGTTATCATCATCATTCTTGTCTTTTTACTAAAAGCTATTCTATTTCCTCTTAGCTACAAGTCATACATTTCAATGGCTAAAATGAAGGTATTGAAGCCTGAAATTGACGAAATAAAGGAAAGAAATGGCGATGATATGCAAAAAGTGCAGGCTGAGCAGATGCAGTTATATCAAAAAGTTGGAATTAATCCTTTAAGCGGATGTATTCCTGTGCTTTTACAGACTCCTATCCTCCTTGCGATGTTCAACTTCTTCCCGAACTCAATAGAACTAAGACAAGAGCCATTCTTATGGGCTAATGACCTTTCCACATATGATTCTATCTTCTCATGGAACACTCATATCTGGGGTCTTAGCGATACCTACGGAAATCACTTCAGCTTATTTACCTTCCTGATGACCCTTTCTACCCTTTTGTTAACTTGGGTAAATAATCAGGTAAGTACAGTTACCGGACCAATGAAATCTGTTTCATACATCATGCCGGTTGTCTTTATGTTTGTTCTTAACTCCTTCCCTGCAGGTTTGAGTTTCTATTACCTAGTTTCCAACTTAGTTTCAATCGGGCAGCAATATATTATCAAAGGATTTGTTGATGAAAACAAAATCAGAGCTGTTTTAGATGAAAACAGAAAGAAATATGCTACCACAGGAGGGAAAAAATCCAAATGGATGCAGAGAGTTGAGGAGGCTATGAAGGCTAGAGAAGAAGAAATTAAAAAGAAGAAAAAATAG
- a CDS encoding PKD domain-containing protein, with protein sequence MREKISFTWKICILFLLSLDSFEVLAQCPLPELYDLTFANPSSSQTWVNCIDNETDPDIYNLELMSPRDIENYTIDFGDGSAPISGTLWPSNTVLSHSFGLGKFSITLTEKKTGCTIKTIKGTFINDRKAGAAALPPTIGASTCAPNILSFKNTSTNTSPFTKFEWSWGDGTKDVTDASNAGQVMSHTYQKGTSSCNMIVRLTATGLCDASFASYGPFNFWDTDSAIISASVKQICGADSVVFKDVSKYNCNNKQARKIKWESADLGISTSWLQASPINRSLKAFITGVPGATFNITLLDSNFCGVSQTSMKVEIIDPPVSQFTTSSTDICAGDSVLFQNSSTGGGNRFRWNFGDGTGWIENNNPTLFHQYSAAGKYTVQLASIQDKALGCSDTSVSVISVVGIPQANFTFVKPTSCGKASVLFNNASIGASSYTWDFGNGITQTGPGPWTIDFDPGYYSVRLIVHNNLNCSAERTAAVIVPPDISFNVSSDPVCQGNISKFKNLSDLLPAVPCASGSILREQWDNITGAATVVRLTSHANFPDKPSSTSLLTDYFEGPVNIGDNYGSRIHGFICPPSDGIYTFWISSNGDSELWLSSSSKVSDKTKIAYVSGTTTLRQWNRYISQQSLPVFLKANQRYYIEALHKESNLDDHLSVGWQLPDGTFERPIPAKYLSPYTPGTEITSWSWTFGDGGSASVKQPGHLYNTPGTYEVIIEAATDVCKRKDTVYTIVSPLPVPSFESDKWKGCAPFDVKIANKSQNTSAYEWSFGDGSPGLFTSDNLDTIFHTYLNKGDDSLKFPLKLIAKSDKGCMDTLIRNVTVYPSPVADFLYTPSIPQCSPSSIKLSNNSSLASSFKWTIEGKDTIVSSMEFNHTFVNKTGIVKDESISIRAITDHGCFLEKSKTIIVYPEPEFKIEAKPKEGCHPLIVGLSSGGAQYKFDWDFGDGFKSSASTPTHVFNNITDKDTLFRISLNALSSFNCSSTVYDTVIVHPKPEADFSESVSFGCSPLSVSFSNNSQKAGWYKWDFGDGILLDTLFGDVTHVYENKTGLIKEFYVKLISGTANNCADTMIRKISVFPEVFPDFVGEMEGCSPFKTKFAPSGSLISNYTWDFGDGSTSLETSPVHIFQNPYAEDTVFNVILKVKSVHNCEAEVTKSVSIWAGPEANFTVTSNTIQLPDSAIYITNNTVAGNFDIKWDFGDGNTSGLRDPQVHYYGFYGNYKLTLFINTGKCTSSLTKDINVLATSPIVNFTGEGEGCLPLEISFNNTSKFAEQYLWEFGDGETSELKNPKHNYEFPGVYSVRLLAKGKGGENYLMKDSIIYVRPVPDAYFVSQPKVVFIPDPIFFNNKSKNAIKFTWDFGDQSFSEEVSPLHIYQTPGRYKVKLLAENEFGCVNSYELDDAAFAEEGGSIEIPNAFTPNHGGSSGGRKDGNGLNEVFYPRLHDVTDFYMSIYNKWGEMLFETKDSSIGWDGYYKNQLCPEDVYVYRIKVKMPSGKVKEYAGDVTLIW encoded by the coding sequence ATGCGTGAAAAGATATCATTTACCTGGAAAATCTGTATTTTATTTTTATTGAGTCTGGATTCATTTGAAGTCTTGGCTCAATGTCCTTTACCAGAGTTATATGATTTAACTTTCGCAAATCCTTCCTCTTCCCAGACATGGGTCAATTGTATCGATAACGAAACTGATCCGGATATATATAATCTGGAGTTGATGTCTCCTCGTGATATTGAAAATTATACCATTGATTTTGGTGATGGTTCTGCGCCCATATCAGGTACACTCTGGCCTTCCAATACAGTACTTTCTCACTCATTCGGTTTGGGGAAATTTTCAATAACACTTACGGAGAAGAAAACAGGTTGCACTATAAAAACAATAAAAGGTACCTTTATTAATGACCGAAAAGCGGGAGCAGCAGCTTTGCCTCCTACCATAGGAGCAAGTACCTGTGCACCCAATATTCTTTCATTTAAAAATACTTCCACCAATACTTCTCCTTTTACAAAGTTCGAATGGTCTTGGGGAGATGGGACTAAAGATGTAACAGATGCTTCCAATGCAGGACAGGTAATGTCACATACTTATCAAAAAGGAACGTCCAGTTGCAATATGATTGTCCGACTCACTGCCACGGGTTTGTGTGATGCCTCATTTGCAAGTTATGGCCCATTTAATTTTTGGGATACTGATTCGGCTATTATCAGTGCTTCTGTGAAACAAATTTGCGGGGCAGATTCAGTGGTTTTTAAAGATGTTTCTAAATATAACTGTAATAATAAACAGGCCAGGAAAATAAAATGGGAATCGGCTGATTTAGGTATTTCAACTTCCTGGCTTCAGGCTTCTCCCATAAACAGATCCCTTAAGGCATTCATTACCGGAGTGCCAGGTGCCACTTTTAATATCACACTTCTTGATTCCAACTTTTGCGGGGTTAGTCAGACCTCTATGAAAGTAGAAATTATTGATCCTCCTGTTTCTCAATTTACCACTTCATCTACTGATATTTGTGCAGGGGATTCAGTATTATTTCAAAATAGCTCAACAGGCGGTGGAAACAGATTTAGATGGAATTTCGGTGATGGAACGGGTTGGATTGAAAATAATAATCCTACTCTTTTCCATCAATACAGTGCTGCAGGAAAGTATACGGTCCAGTTGGCTTCCATTCAGGATAAAGCCCTTGGCTGTTCTGATACTTCTGTCTCTGTAATATCTGTTGTTGGGATTCCTCAAGCCAATTTTACTTTTGTTAAACCTACAAGTTGTGGAAAGGCCTCTGTCTTGTTTAATAATGCGTCGATCGGAGCATCTTCTTATACATGGGATTTTGGAAATGGAATAACTCAGACTGGTCCTGGCCCCTGGACTATTGACTTCGATCCAGGTTATTATAGTGTCCGATTAATAGTACATAACAACCTAAACTGTAGTGCAGAAAGAACTGCTGCTGTTATCGTACCTCCGGATATTTCATTTAATGTGTCCTCAGATCCTGTATGCCAGGGGAATATTAGTAAGTTTAAAAACTTATCCGATTTATTGCCTGCAGTACCTTGTGCCTCTGGATCAATATTGAGAGAACAATGGGATAATATTACAGGCGCAGCTACTGTAGTAAGACTTACTTCTCATGCAAATTTTCCGGATAAGCCTTCCTCAACTTCTTTACTTACAGATTATTTTGAGGGGCCTGTGAATATCGGAGATAATTACGGCTCCAGAATTCATGGATTTATTTGTCCTCCATCTGATGGTATTTATACATTCTGGATCTCAAGCAATGGAGATTCTGAACTCTGGCTTAGTTCCAGTTCAAAAGTTTCAGATAAAACAAAAATTGCTTATGTATCCGGAACTACCACTTTGAGGCAGTGGAACAGATATATTTCTCAGCAATCTTTACCTGTCTTTCTAAAAGCAAACCAAAGGTATTACATAGAAGCACTTCATAAGGAAAGTAATCTGGATGATCATTTATCAGTTGGCTGGCAATTACCGGATGGGACTTTTGAAAGACCTATTCCCGCAAAATATCTTAGCCCATATACTCCGGGAACTGAGATAACATCCTGGTCCTGGACCTTCGGAGATGGAGGGAGTGCTTCTGTAAAGCAGCCTGGTCATTTATATAATACTCCCGGTACTTATGAAGTGATTATTGAGGCAGCTACAGATGTCTGTAAGAGGAAGGATACAGTTTATACTATTGTCTCACCATTGCCGGTTCCTTCTTTTGAGTCAGATAAGTGGAAGGGGTGCGCTCCATTTGATGTTAAAATTGCTAACAAATCACAAAATACCAGCGCCTACGAATGGAGTTTTGGGGATGGTTCGCCAGGACTGTTTACGTCAGATAACTTAGATACTATCTTTCATACTTATTTAAATAAAGGGGATGATAGTTTGAAATTTCCATTGAAACTTATTGCCAAATCCGATAAGGGATGTATGGATACGTTAATTCGAAATGTTACTGTTTATCCGTCTCCTGTAGCTGATTTTTTGTACACTCCTTCAATTCCTCAGTGCAGCCCATCCAGTATAAAACTGTCAAATAATTCATCTTTAGCGTCTTCCTTTAAATGGACGATTGAGGGTAAGGATACTATTGTCTCTTCAATGGAGTTTAATCATACTTTTGTAAACAAGACAGGTATAGTAAAAGATGAATCCATATCCATCAGAGCTATTACAGATCATGGTTGTTTTTTAGAAAAAAGTAAAACTATAATTGTATATCCTGAGCCGGAATTCAAGATCGAAGCCAAACCTAAGGAAGGTTGTCATCCGCTTATCGTGGGTTTGTCTTCTGGAGGAGCACAATATAAGTTTGACTGGGATTTCGGTGATGGTTTTAAATCTTCTGCATCTACACCAACACATGTTTTTAACAATATTACTGATAAGGATACTTTATTTAGGATCTCTCTGAATGCCCTATCTTCATTTAATTGCTCTTCAACAGTCTATGACACAGTAATTGTACATCCCAAACCTGAAGCTGATTTTAGTGAATCTGTTTCCTTTGGGTGTAGTCCTTTGTCTGTAAGCTTTTCCAATAACAGTCAGAAGGCAGGATGGTATAAATGGGATTTTGGAGATGGTATATTGCTGGATACTTTATTTGGAGATGTTACCCATGTATATGAAAATAAAACAGGTTTAATTAAAGAGTTCTATGTGAAGCTGATTTCAGGAACTGCTAATAACTGTGCAGATACTATGATCAGAAAGATTTCTGTTTTTCCTGAAGTTTTTCCTGATTTTGTGGGAGAAATGGAAGGATGCAGTCCTTTCAAAACAAAGTTTGCACCATCAGGTTCATTAATATCAAATTACACCTGGGATTTTGGGGATGGAAGTACTTCTCTAGAAACTTCTCCTGTTCACATTTTCCAGAATCCATACGCAGAGGATACTGTATTTAATGTAATTCTAAAAGTTAAGTCAGTACACAATTGTGAGGCAGAAGTAACAAAGTCTGTTTCAATCTGGGCTGGTCCTGAAGCAAATTTTACAGTAACCTCAAACACTATTCAATTACCTGATTCTGCCATTTATATAACTAATAATACTGTTGCCGGAAACTTTGATATTAAATGGGATTTTGGAGATGGAAATACATCCGGTTTAAGAGATCCTCAGGTTCACTATTATGGTTTTTATGGCAACTACAAGTTGACTCTTTTTATAAATACAGGAAAATGCACAAGCTCTTTAACGAAAGATATCAATGTGTTGGCAACTTCTCCGATTGTTAATTTCACTGGAGAAGGAGAAGGGTGTTTGCCTTTGGAGATTTCTTTTAACAATACATCTAAATTTGCGGAGCAATATTTATGGGAGTTTGGGGATGGTGAGACTTCAGAATTGAAAAATCCAAAGCATAATTATGAATTTCCTGGAGTTTATTCTGTAAGACTTTTGGCGAAAGGTAAGGGGGGCGAAAATTATCTTATGAAAGATTCAATCATATACGTAAGACCTGTTCCGGACGCTTATTTTGTATCTCAGCCTAAGGTTGTTTTTATACCCGATCCGATTTTTTTTAATAATAAATCTAAAAATGCTATCAAGTTTACATGGGATTTTGGAGATCAATCTTTTTCTGAAGAGGTGAGTCCATTGCATATATATCAAACACCAGGCAGGTATAAAGTAAAACTTTTAGCTGAAAATGAATTCGGATGTGTGAATAGCTATGAATTGGATGATGCAGCATTTGCTGAAGAAGGCGGTTCAATTGAAATTCCAAATGCCTTTACACCCAACCATGGAGGTTCGAGTGGCGGGCGAAAAGATGGAAATGGATTGAATGAAGTCTTTTATCCGCGCCTACATGATGTTACTGATTTTTATATGAGTATTTATAATAAATGGGGAGAGATGCTTTTTGAAACAAAAGATTCTTCAATAGGATGGGATGGGTACTATAAAAATCAGCTTTGCCCGGAAGATGTATATGTGTATAGGATTAAGGTGAAAATGCCAAGTGGAAAGGTGAAGGAATATGCCGGTGATGTTACTTTGATATGGTAA